The segment tgtagtaggaaagaccacaaaaagtcctgagaaaaatttattttttgagtttcgacccatataaggatgggtggacatgggtggagatgggtggagatgccaaaatgtatttttatgaagagtagcccgtaacttttgccctgttgggaataactcatcataataataacgttttttgttccttatggtgtcctgtagtaggaaagaccacaaaaagtcctgagaaaaatttattttttgagtttcgacccatataaggatggctggacatgggtggagatgggtggagatgccaaaatgtatttttatgaagagtagcccgtaacttttgccctgttgggaataactcatcataataataacgttttttgttccttatggtgtcctgtagtaggaaagaccacaaagagtcctgagaaaaatttattttttgagtttcgacccatataaggatggctggacatgggtggagatgggtggagatgccaaaatgtatttttttgaagagtagtctgtaacttttgccctgttgcaaataacccaacacaatattaacgttttttgttccttatggtgtcctgtagtaggaaagaccacaaaaagtcctgagaaaaatttattttttgagtttcgacccatataaggatggctggacatgggtggagatgggtggagatgccaaaatgtatttttttgaagagtagcccgtaacttttgccctgttgggaataactcatcataataataacgtttttcgttccttatggtgtcctgtagtaggaaagaccacaaaaagtcctaagaaaaatttattttttgagtttcgacccatataaggatgggtggacatgggtggagatgccaaaatgtatttttatgaagagtagcccgtaacttttgccctgttgggaataactcatcataataataacgtttattgttccttatggtgtcctgtagtaggaaagaccacaaaaagtcctaagaaaaatttattttctgagtttcgacccatataaggatgggtggacatgggtggagatgccaaaatgtatttttatgaagagtagcccgtaacttttgccctattgggaataactcatcataataataacgttttttgttccttatggtgtcctgtagtaggaaagaccacaaaaagtcctgagaaaaatttattttttgagtttcgacccatataaggatgggtggacatgggtggagatgggtggagatgccaaaatgtatttttttgaagagtagcccgtaacttttgccctgttggaaataactcatcataataataacgtttattgttccttatggtgtcctgtagtaggaaagaccacaaaaagtcctgagaaaaatttattttttgagtttcgacccatataaggatggctggacatgggtggagatgggtggagatgccaaaatgtatttttttgaagagtagcccgtaacttttgccctgttgggaataactcatcataataataacgtttattgttccttatggtgtcctgtagtaggaaagaccacaaaaagtcctgagaaaaatttattttttgagtttcgacccatataaggatgggtggacatgggtggagatgggtggagatgccaaaatgtatttttatgaagagtagcccgtagcttttgccctgttgggaataactcatcataataataacgttttttgttccttatggtgtcctgtagtaggaaagaccacaaaaagtcctgagaaaaatttattttttgagtttcgacccatataaggatggctGGACAtcggtggagatgggtggagatgccaaaatgtatttttttgaagagtagcccgtaacttttgccctgttgggaataactcatcataataataacgttttttgttccttatggtgtcctgtagtaggaaagaccacaaagagtcctgagaaaaatttattttttgagtttcgacccatataaggatgggtggacatgggtggagatgggtggagatgccaaaatgtatttttttgaagagtagcctgtaacttttgccctgttgggaataactcatcataataataacgttttttgttccttatggtgtcctgtagtaggaaagaccacaaagagtcctgagaaaaatttattttttaagttttgacccatataaggatgggtggacatgggtggagatgggtggagatgccaaaatgtatttttttgaagagtagcctgtaacttttgccctgttgggaataactcatcataataataacgttttttgttccttatggtgtcctgtagtaggaaagaccacaaaaagtcctgagaaaaatttattttttgagttccgacccatataaggatgggtggacatgggtggagatgggtggagatgccaaaatgtatttttttgaagagtagcccgtaacttttgccctgttgggaataactcatcataataataacgtttttcgttccttatggtgtcctgtagtaggaaagaccacaaaaagtcctaagaaaaatttattttttgagtttcgacccatataaggatgggtggacatgggtggagatgccaaaatgtatttttatgaagagtagcccgtaacttttgccctgttgggaataactcatcataataataacgtttattgttccttatggtgtcctgtagtaggaaagaccacaaaaagtcctaagaaaaatttattttctgagtttcgacccatataaggatgggtggacatgggtggagatgccaaaatgtatttttatgaagagtagcccgtaacttttgccctgttgggaataactcatcataataataacgttttttgttccttatggtgtcctgtagtaggaaagaccacaaaaagtcctgagaaaaatttattttttgagtttcgacccatataaggatgggtggacatgggtggagatgggtggagatgccaaaatgtatttttttgaagagtagcccgtaacttttgccctgttggaaataactcatcataataataacgtttattgttccttatggtgtcctgtagtaggaaagaccacaaaaagtcctgagaaaaatttattttttgagtttcgacccatataaggatggctGGACAtcggtggagatgggtggagatgccaaaatgtatttttttgaagagtagcccgtaacttttgccctgttgggaataactcatcataatgataacgttttttgttccttatggtgtcctgtagtaggaaagaccacaaaaagtcctaagaaaaatttattttttgagtttcgacccatataaggatggctggacatgggtggagatgggtggagatgccaaaatgtatttttatgaagagtagcccgtaacttttgccctgttgggaataactcatcataataataacgttttttgttccttatggtgtcctgtagtaggaaagaccacaaaaagtcctgagaaaaatttattttttgagtttcgacccatataaggatggctGGACAtcggtggagatgggtggagatgccaaaatgtatttttttgaagagtagcccgtaacttttgccctgttgggaataactcatcataatgataacgttttttgttccttatggtgtcctgtagtaggaaagaccacaaaaagtcctaagaaaaatttattttttgagtttcgacccatataaggatggctggacatgggtggagatgggtggagatgccaaaatgtatttttatgaagagtagcccgtaacttttgccctgttgggaataactcatcataataataacgttttttgttccttatggtgtcctgtagtaggaaagaccacaaaaagtcctgagaaaaatttattttttgagtttcgacccatataaggatggctGGACAtcggtggagatgggtggagatgccaaaatgtatttttttgaagagtagcccgtaacttttgccctgttgggaataactcatcataatgataacgttttttgttccttatggtgtcctgtagtaggaaagaccacaaaaagtcctaagaaaaatttattttttgagtttcgacccatataaggatggctggacatgggtggagatgggtggagatgccaaaatgtatttttatgaagagtagcccgtaacttttgccctgttgggaataactcatcataataataacgttttttgttccttatggtgtcctgtagtaggaaagaccacaaaaagtcctgagaaaaatttattttttgagtttcgacccatataaggatggctggacatgggtggagatgggtggagatgccaaaatgtatttttttgaagagtagcccgtaacttttgccctgttgggaataactcatcataatgataacgttttttgttccttatggtgtcctgtagtaggaaagaccacaaaaagtcctgagaaaaatttattttttgagtttcgacccatataaggatggctGGACAtcggtggagatgggtggagatgccaaaatgtatttttttgaagagtagcccgtaacttttgccctgttgggaataactcatcataatgataacgttttttgttccttatggtgtcctgtagtaggaaagaccacaaaaagtcctaagaaaaatttattttttgagtttcgacccatataaggatggctggacatgggtggagatgggtggagatgccaaaatgtatttttatgaagagtagcccgtaacttttgccctgttgggaataactcatcataataataacgttttttgttccttatggtgtcctgtagtaggaaagaccacaaaaagtcctgagaaaaatttattttttgagtttcgacccatataaggatggctGGACAtcggtggagatgggtggagatgccaaaatgtatttttttgaagagtagcccgtaacttttgccctgttgggaataactcatcataatgataacgttttttgttccttatggtgtcctgtagtaggaaagaccacaaaaagtcctaagaaaaatttattttttgagtttcgacccatataaggatggctggacatgggtggagatgggtggagatgccaaaatgtatttttatgaagagtagcccgtaacttttgccctgttgggaataactcatcataataataacgttttttgttccttatggtgtcctgtagtaggaaagaccacaaaaagtcctgagaaaaatttattttttgagtttcgacccatataaggatggctggacatgggtggagatgggtggagatgccaaaatgtatttttttgaagagtagcccgtaacttttgccctgttgggaataactcatcataatataaacgttttttgttcattgtgatatcctctagtagaaaaTGCCCCTCAaggtcctaagaaaaatttattttccaagttcaggcccatatgacagagggtggacatgggtggagatgggtggagatggttttagatgattttttacagagtggcctctaactttgctcctgttgggaataactcatcataatataaacgttccttgttcattatgatctAGCGAAGTTAGATTAGACGTTTTAATTGTTTGACAAACTTTGTTTATTTAAGAGAATATATCGATCAAAGTTTCCATCCActgcacaagtgcaacaaagatagtactgTTCTTGTACTTGAGTTTAGTAGAGAGAGAAGTACGAAcccttattatattatttttagattaaatataattgaaaaatattaattttatattcagATGAAAACCTTCTAGAATAGGATTTACTTTCAAGTATTTAattccctggtggaaatttttaagaattttctctgaaaaactcagttttaaaattctaaagacttttttcgAGTTTTTAAGGgaaaaagtccgaaaaatttccaccagggttcttatcttttttaatactttttgatGAGTATTATTATACAGAGATATCACACTCAGGTGAACATCCATAGGACATCATAACTCACAAAAgtttctttgaatttttcgtcaaatttacgtcaacttcggacttttccgtttttgacgacaatttatatacaatttgcTATACAATTCGACATAAATTTAGTATCTGAATTAGAATTCAAATTCACTTGAAAAGTTTACTAGCAAAGGTTTattgtcaattttcaggcaaagttttacatcaatttattggtgatttgacttgaaaaattgaaaagtattttttaccctcaaattgtagacataCTTAATAATGCGAAATGACCGTCATTTTGAGTTTTGGTCACACGACCTGCAGATTCGGGCAGCAAATTTGAGGAAATTTTAATGtgaaattactgtcaatttcataCTAATGTGGCTATTAGGGAAGCTACAAAATAAGAACGATATACTGATAGCCACACTTTCGCCTTCGGCTCGGGCGCCAATTTTCACGCTCGCGTCATAACCACAAtcgcactcgatagataaactactattcTTGGAGAcgtattagaatttttgaaaatacgaaatttctagccctctgttaaggttttaaaaaacgctaaagactctctattttaagtttttagtgtttgtccgtaaattaaattgaattgaaaattggTTTCCGTTACCccttaaattttcattgaaaaattcttcCCCAATCTACCATCGATCTACCAAAGCTGAGTATTCAAATACTCCCGGGTGAAATAACCCAgtatagataatttatttataatgatttaattaatcaacctCCCGATAGATGGAGGGACATACACACATGACATTTCTTGTACGCagtatatacaatatatactgTTCTACTTTAACGACGTAGGACTCTACCTTGTCGTCATGTCGTCAATTTACGGTTATCATCCATCGTGTAATTTTATCCAACTTAGtgttgatttttcaatttaatgtaCATTgtcaaataaacaataaatatatttaattatatttatagtgttaattattaatataaaatattgatagttattttaatcatCATGGACGATTTGCAAAATTATAAGTTGCAATTGCAACAGGTATGGtttttatagtattttttaattataacctatgaatatatatttttaaaaatttatttataattaaggtTGAAGCTGCGTTAACAACAGATCCAGCAAATGaggaattaataaaattaaaaattgatttagaGGAAGTTATAGAATTAACTCATGACTTGATTAAATCACaacaacaagaaaaaaaacaatccaaTGGAATGGATCCTAAAGATCCAATATTATTAGCTGTTTTAGCAAATAAATGGAAACCAGGTGATGAATGTATGGCTCCTTGGAGTGAAGATGGaaagtaattatttcattttttttaataaattataataataatatcaacattccattttaaataacttcaattatatttaaacagATACTATGAAGCCACTATTGATGCTATTAATGAAGATGGACTAGTTAATATAACATttaaagaatataaaaatacagatGTAACAATGTTGaatcaattaaaatcagtTGCTAAAAGACCAGCATCTGATTGGGCTGACCAAAAATCAAagtaagttatttaaattatttcatatctttataaaaattattacgtgTGTTGGAAACTCTTAGTCAATCAATTTATTCATGTTTAATTAtctagaaattagaaaaaaaaaaaatttgttaatgatattttatgtatttattattacatattaatttaaattctttttttctcccCTATTCTGTGATTACGTATCCTGTGTGTGTATACTTATTCATCATCGTACGCAAACTATCCCCAACGATTACTTACTTATTACatacattaaatattgatatacaatatatatacatacatttccAAACATAATTTGTGATTATTTCGTTAAGAAAAAGGTAAAATTATTCTTCGataatatgtatgtatttaaatgtttttattattactcgTTTTGTTACGACTTGTGAgcacttataattttataaattgtataaatcaaAACACATTgtcaatttatattattaattttaattaatattaataatgttttCAAATACAGAAAACTACAAGCAGCTGGAACTGATCCAAATAAACAacgtgaatatttaaaaaaaaagaaacaaaaaaagttacaacgTTTTAAAGAACTTGAAGAAGAACgagagcaagaaaaaaataaatggctAGCATTTACAACTAAAGTaagtattatatatttataatcttattcttatcattattgttgatataatgatttttattattattttagtctGCAAAAAAAGGagttgttaaaaaaagtatatttgcAACTCCGGAAAATGTCAATGGAAGAGTTGGAATAGGAACTTGCGGAGTAAGTGGTAAGGAAATGACTAAATTTAGTAACGGTGAAAAATGGAGAAGAGgagcttaaaataaataacattaacaataataataataataataacccttgtatgaataattatttagaggaaaaaaaaaaactttttctttttttattttctctgttTGAATCTTAAATTAACAATAGCAGTAACTGTACATACCATTCAAtacagtttaataataattctgctattaataataatcgattATATGGTTCCATGTCGTATCGACAATAGCCGCAACACATACAATTAttgttatgataaatatatatagatatgcaTCATCTGTGTGTTATAAGTaagtgtgtatgtatgtatgtacgtatgtgtggATGTATTAATACGTTagaatgtttaaattaattaataatgtaataaaattataaaaaaattaatcatctacttatcattaaaaaatttttattttttttattataaatccaatgaattttttttgtctaaggtaaattattatctttttaaatatatttgtcaTGCCTATTATGTAATTTACtctataattgataataagtaaatatattttttaagattcttttcttttatggttttttctcttgttaaataataaataggcACACTGATATAAACTTTGTTCGATATATCAATATGAATTCGATACGAGAAATGTGTATGTAAGTATaccttaatatataatacattgTACCCACCACAGTCAACTACAGTCTACACGTCTacagtgtattattttatgatatatagatataatatatatatacttttaaaatatttattaaatatacatattttaattatgaataaatttttcatttaattagaaACATTCTTTTACTCAGTATAAATACGCacaaattattgtatatatgtaaaattcATATTCAAATTAACATTTCATATGATTTATAATAAGTATGTGTTTTACAGTTATTTAGTTTcattatctatatatattacttGTGTAGTATGATTTTagtgacaaataaataaatagataattataaataaataattattttaccaattaattaattaacttatggaggttagaaataatattagtagtagtagtagtagtagtagtggtAGCAGAGGAGACCATCAACAAGATAACAACAAAATAAACTGGACAAAATATGGTCTAGGTGTTAATGacaatcataataaaaatgatgatcaacagttaaataaaacacaaaattttgaCACTATATCatcaaataacaataataataataatgataatataaattatgatgGTATCGGATCAACTGGCAATGCAGCTATAAGTGCTAATATTTATCCATCAGGTGACAATGAATTATATGCCCAAGAAtatgtaagtaattttatatttaaaaaaaaaaacaatataatcaaaataataataatttatttgctgTAGAATGCTGATCCTTGgtggaaatcaaattttttcatatctcaACCAGTGTTATTTGGTACTTGGGATGGTGTATTTACATCATGtcttattaatatatttggaGTTATTGTTTTATTGAGATCAGGATGGATTGTTGGACAAGCTGGAGCTTTAAATGccgtcttaattattttttcaaccgGTAAAATTatcttgttattattattattaatatatttattataatttttatatatattttgtttagtTTGTGTAGCGTTAGTAACTGTGTTGTCAGCAGTTGGAATATGTGAAAGATGCAGAGTTGAAAGCGgtggagtttattttttactttcacatGTATTAGGATCAAGATTTGGTGGATCCATTGGATTACTCTATTGCTTTGGacaagtatttattaatatttaatcacacatttattaaaaaaattaataataattatttacacatTACTATCTATAGGCAGTCGGATGTGCATTAAATGTATTAGGATTTGGTGAATCAATGGCTGAATTAGTTAATCTTGAAACTCCATGGACACAACGTGGTTTTGCGTGTGCtgctgttattttattatcagttATAAATATTGCTGGTGTTAAATGGgttattaaattacaatttattcttcttttaatattattacttgCAGCTGGTGATTTTATTATCGGTAGTTTTACTCACATTGATTCaggtattattttttatatttatataataggtattttgtaaaaattttaaattttattattattattttagcgGCAGGATTTGAAGGTTGGTTATCTGGTAATTTACGAAATAACACATTTTCACAATATCAAAGTGATTATGGATGGTTTACTGTTTTTGgtgttttttttccaactgTTACTGGAGTATTAGCTGGAATAAATATGAGTGGTGATTTACGACACCCTTCAAAGAATATTCCTAATGGTACATTAGCAGCATTAGGAACTGGGTAAATAatatatcattaatattattattattattattatttcttatttaataaaattttttgttttttagggcaatactttatttaatattttctctaTTTCTCGCAGCAACATGTACAAGAGCTGCAttacttgataattttatgattgCATCAACTGTTTCGgaattttcagttttattattagctGGGCTTTATGTATCATCATTTAGCAGTTGTTTAGGAGCAATGTACGGTACACCACGTGTTTTACAATCAATTGCTGGACAAAATGTTATACCTGGAATAAGTTGTCTACAGCATGGTCGTGGCCCAAATAAAGTACCAATATATGCAATGATTGTTGTTGCTATTGTTAcattaacatttattattattggtgAAATAAATACACTTGCGCCAATAGTTACAATGccatttttattaacatatgCATGTATGGATTATGCTTATTTTGCATTGGCACAAACTTTTGATCTTCAACATACACGTGAACAAAGATTTAGAGTTCAACAAACACCAACTTTTGaagataataattatggtaCTGCAGCTAACAACATTgaatataataatcataatttcaataatcaaaatttttatagtaatgattacgATACTAACAATGATTTAGACACATTATTTCCAGAAAGAACTCggcataaaaatttaatggtatgttataatactaaaaataattagttatttacaataataataataaatttacatttaacaATAGAGAAATTCAAGTATTACTTCTGAAAATAACAGTACAATTGGaaataatgatttatcattatcCTCATCACCCAGCAATGAagataatcaaaataatatatcatCAAATAATACGACAGCAGATTTAAATCGTCGTAAAAATCCGCATATTCATGGTAAATTAGGAAATTGGTACAGTCCGCTTTGTAACAGATGGTTTTCATTATTTGGagtaagttttttaaatttatttaattattattattaaatacataattataataatatttattacaggcacttgttaaacttttaataatgTTTCTGGTACATTGGGGATATGCAATAGCAAATATTGTTGTTGTATTTGTTGTCTGGAGTTACGTAGGTCATGCAAATCCAGCAGTTAAACCTGGTGTATCCgctgaatttaaattatttgaatggtTAAAAAGTTGTATATTAAGACTTATTGGtcgtaaaatttatgattatgaACAAATTGTTGTAACACCAATACATCCTGGTGTTGATATATCATCAGCCCAATTAAATGAAGAAAATCAAGATTTTGCTGGACGACGAAGGTATCATCAGACTGCTACTGTTACAGGTCAATATGTTCATGTTGATTAATATACAGActgattaacaatttttattctttttttttcttttatttttttacttaaactaTTAtatccattattattattttataacatatagttttaaaaaaataaaagtgtgaaaattaatattaagtattaatctaagttttttccattttaataCTCTGTAAATACcaaataactataataatactaaaaatatatttatatgatatttaaattgaatttttattttatccttattaaattatattcaacttataataataataaaaattatggcgATGATAGTTGCGCGACTGGGATCACGATAAATTTTACCGTCAGTATACCTATAtaatatatctataaaattatacaaattAGTACGTGTGatactgtatatatatagtaatggTTGCGGTGGGGTTGACGATCTGTTGGTGGTAGTGCGAGGATTCACCCTGTACCGGCGCTTCAAACGGCTTCGAAATAGACGAAAGAGGAAAGACGAAACAGTTCAGTGCGCGACTGGCCATCGACGTGCCTTCACGACTGGTGGTGCTCCTGAGTGCTCCAGTGTATCTatgtattatacatatatatttttttatatatgcatatatgtgTATACAAATACACATTAAAAAGGATCCATCTATTAATCAACAACAATATTTTAGTgagttaaatattaaatgctttttattattaattaacttttgtcATGCATGTgcttaatttattcatttgatttttatattattgacagtataattaagttttttaattttttaacgaacGCGAGTTATTGAGATTAGCAgtagaagaataaaaaaaaaaaaaatgtgtaaataattatattactttAGACACACACACTTAAACAAGAATcctttgtatatatatatatatatatgagataaaataaattgacagaatagttgattggaaaaaaaattaattacttttactttaaacataataaattaattaattaaaaaaaacaatatcataattatatttatatttttctattaagaTATATGTATTGTTTATCGTGCAGTAATAACAACTAAACAGTTTAGTAAAGTATATTAGTGACTACTGGTGTAAGTTGTACTAAGGGGGATAAAGTTTGTGTTGTATTTAGTACGTATACTATAAGCAGTAGCAGTAACAGCAGCATAGCGTGTCTGGTGTACTATACTGGATTCATGAATGAACGACCACTTTCTctactttctctctctttctctctctctttctctatcTCATCGTATCGCGGGGTGTATAGTGAAGTGATGGTGGTTTGGAGGTAGTGGTGGTAGCAGCAGCCTCTAATGGGCTTCCTTTCTCTTTT is part of the Microplitis mediator isolate UGA2020A chromosome 11, iyMicMedi2.1, whole genome shotgun sequence genome and harbors:
- the LOC130677441 gene encoding survival of motor neuron-related-splicing factor 30, translated to MDDLQNYKLQLQQVEAALTTDPANEELIKLKIDLEEVIELTHDLIKSQQQEKKQSNGMDPKDPILLAVLANKWKPGDECMAPWSEDGKYYEATIDAINEDGLVNITFKEYKNTDVTMLNQLKSVAKRPASDWADQKSKKLQAAGTDPNKQREYLKKKKQKKLQRFKELEEEREQEKNKWLAFTTKSAKKGVVKKSIFATPENVNGRVGIGTCGVSGKEMTKFSNGEKWRRGA
- the LOC130677440 gene encoding solute carrier family 12 member 8, producing MEVRNNISSSSSSSSGSRGDHQQDNNKINWTKYGLGVNDNHNKNDDQQLNKTQNFDTISSNNNNNNNDNINYDGIGSTGNAAISANIYPSGDNELYAQEYNADPWWKSNFFISQPVLFGTWDGVFTSCLINIFGVIVLLRSGWIVGQAGALNAVLIIFSTVCVALVTVLSAVGICERCRVESGGVYFLLSHVLGSRFGGSIGLLYCFGQAVGCALNVLGFGESMAELVNLETPWTQRGFACAAVILLSVINIAGVKWVIKLQFILLLILLLAAGDFIIGSFTHIDSAAGFEGWLSGNLRNNTFSQYQSDYGWFTVFGVFFPTVTGVLAGINMSGDLRHPSKNIPNGTLAALGTGAILYLIFSLFLAATCTRAALLDNFMIASTVSEFSVLLLAGLYVSSFSSCLGAMYGTPRVLQSIAGQNVIPGISCLQHGRGPNKVPIYAMIVVAIVTLTFIIIGEINTLAPIVTMPFLLTYACMDYAYFALAQTFDLQHTREQRFRVQQTPTFEDNNYGTAANNIEYNNHNFNNQNFYSNDYDTNNDLDTLFPERTRHKNLMRNSSITSENNSTIGNNDLSLSSSPSNEDNQNNISSNNTTADLNRRKNPHIHGKLGNWYSPLCNRWFSLFGALVKLLIMFLVHWGYAIANIVVVFVVWSYVGHANPAVKPGVSAEFKLFEWLKSCILRLIGRKIYDYEQIVVTPIHPGVDISSAQLNEENQDFAGRRRYHQTATVTGQYVHVD